In Solobacterium moorei, a single genomic region encodes these proteins:
- a CDS encoding AAA family ATPase, which produces MFLKRIEMQGFKSFADRTIIQFDHPITGIVGPNGCGKSNIADSVRWVLGEQSAKSMRGDKMNDVIFAGSADRRRVNMAEVTLVFDNTNHILNDDKDEIEVTRRLFRDSGEAEYLINRKNVRLKDVVDLFLDTGLGKDSLSIISQGNVLSFAEAKPLERRGIFEEAAGVAKYKKRKLESLSKLERTKANLDRSNDILIELEKQVSPLKRQARKAEIYREKKQRLEEIEISVLVQDIESIHVDIESAKKALFDIETKTTMFSTDIQINETKLSESRRQISTLDREINDLQDELMKKFNEIAGLEARRTELDEKRKYIVETGTNEQKAKQLAGLIEEARVEFEDRQKRLDDLNTEIRLYSQQLSAAAANIVDKRSEYDQASNRLRSLENRKNVIDQLMRNPFNNQQGIRSIMENQNALSGILGVIGQVLQVESGYEEAVSTALGAAMNHIVTVDEQDARDAIRFLNRNQSGRATFLPLTVCTPRYVSQDNQIICQNTKGFLGVASDFVKNNDQFEPVITSLLNNVLVVEDMEAGNELSTLTKRLYKIVTLGGEVIHRGGSMTGGKTRHDTNIMTMRKEAEEIIRLIDAESARVVLATKALSQANEARDKAAQAMSEKRYAVAALEPVVDAKKAKYEKLKNDLALLDPRGLSKDSDESHTEELIVRLNQAYLERDTITNDMKAKREQRYQINQEAERKEQQTRQMRKELSTAEASANAIKIDQGKLETRMEACLQRLASEYQLTYEFAKTKVTDEQIENAKEEVAQLRADIERLGNINMNAPEEYNEVNERYETLKNQITELTESVDKILAAIDEMDTVMKRQFKETFDKVNAEFNDIFRALYGGGKAVLTLQDPSDILNTGIDIDAQPPGKAVQNNMLFSGGEKSLIALCVLFAILKVKPVPMVILDEVEAALDPGNVERFAQYLHHYTHQTQFIVVTHRPGTMENTDVLYGVTMQNQGVSQMLKVTLHDALNMADATSEEVQA; this is translated from the coding sequence ATGTTTCTAAAGCGAATCGAAATGCAGGGATTTAAGTCCTTTGCGGATCGTACAATAATCCAGTTTGATCATCCGATTACTGGTATTGTAGGTCCTAATGGTTGTGGAAAATCAAATATCGCAGACTCAGTTCGTTGGGTACTTGGGGAACAAAGTGCTAAAAGCATGCGTGGCGATAAGATGAATGATGTCATTTTTGCGGGCAGTGCTGACCGTCGCAGGGTAAATATGGCGGAAGTTACGCTAGTATTTGACAATACAAATCACATTTTAAATGATGATAAAGACGAGATAGAAGTGACACGTCGTCTTTTTCGTGATTCTGGCGAAGCAGAGTATTTAATTAATCGTAAGAATGTACGCCTAAAAGATGTCGTTGATCTATTCTTAGACACCGGTCTTGGTAAGGATAGTTTAAGTATTATTTCTCAGGGTAATGTCTTATCCTTTGCGGAAGCAAAACCTCTTGAACGTCGTGGTATCTTTGAAGAGGCTGCAGGCGTAGCGAAATATAAGAAGAGAAAGCTAGAATCTTTATCTAAGCTAGAAAGAACAAAAGCCAATCTTGATCGTTCAAACGATATTTTAATTGAGCTTGAAAAGCAGGTATCTCCTTTAAAGAGACAGGCTAGAAAAGCAGAAATTTATCGTGAGAAGAAGCAACGCTTAGAAGAAATTGAAATCTCAGTATTAGTACAAGATATCGAAAGTATCCATGTGGATATCGAGTCAGCAAAGAAAGCACTGTTTGACATTGAAACAAAGACAACCATGTTTTCTACAGATATTCAAATTAATGAAACAAAACTCTCAGAAAGCAGAAGACAGATTTCTACATTAGACCGTGAAATTAATGACTTGCAAGATGAACTTATGAAGAAGTTCAATGAAATTGCGGGTTTAGAAGCACGTCGTACAGAGCTCGATGAAAAACGTAAGTATATTGTAGAAACAGGTACAAATGAACAAAAGGCAAAGCAGCTTGCAGGATTAATTGAAGAGGCTCGTGTTGAGTTTGAAGATCGTCAAAAACGTTTAGATGATTTAAATACTGAAATTCGCTTATATTCCCAACAGTTAAGTGCAGCCGCTGCCAATATTGTTGATAAGCGTAGTGAATACGACCAAGCCTCCAATCGTTTGCGTTCTCTTGAAAATAGAAAGAATGTTATCGATCAGTTAATGCGTAACCCATTTAATAACCAACAAGGTATTCGTTCCATTATGGAAAATCAGAATGCATTGTCAGGTATTCTTGGTGTGATTGGACAAGTATTGCAGGTTGAAAGTGGTTATGAAGAAGCTGTATCAACTGCATTAGGTGCAGCGATGAATCATATCGTTACAGTAGATGAGCAAGATGCTCGTGATGCAATTCGTTTCTTAAATCGTAACCAATCAGGTCGTGCTACATTCTTACCATTAACAGTTTGTACACCACGCTATGTATCTCAAGATAATCAAATTATCTGTCAGAATACAAAAGGTTTTTTAGGTGTTGCATCAGATTTTGTGAAAAATAATGACCAGTTTGAGCCAGTTATTACTAGTCTTTTAAATAATGTGCTTGTCGTAGAGGATATGGAAGCTGGCAATGAATTATCAACTTTAACAAAGCGTTTATATAAGATTGTTACACTTGGTGGAGAAGTGATTCACCGTGGTGGATCTATGACTGGTGGCAAGACTCGCCATGATACTAACATCATGACAATGCGTAAAGAAGCTGAAGAAATCATCAGATTGATTGATGCGGAATCAGCTCGGGTTGTGCTTGCGACGAAGGCATTAAGCCAAGCAAATGAAGCACGTGATAAAGCTGCACAAGCCATGAGCGAAAAACGTTATGCGGTTGCGGCACTTGAACCTGTCGTAGATGCTAAGAAAGCGAAATACGAAAAGTTAAAGAATGATTTAGCATTATTGGATCCAAGGGGTTTAAGTAAAGACTCTGATGAATCACATACAGAAGAACTCATAGTACGCTTAAATCAAGCATATTTAGAGCGTGATACAATCACGAATGACATGAAGGCCAAGCGCGAACAAAGATATCAAATCAATCAAGAAGCTGAACGTAAAGAACAGCAGACACGTCAAATGCGTAAGGAATTAAGTACTGCAGAAGCCAGTGCTAATGCGATTAAGATTGATCAAGGTAAACTTGAAACACGTATGGAAGCTTGCTTGCAAAGACTTGCAAGTGAATACCAGTTAACATATGAATTTGCTAAGACAAAGGTAACTGATGAACAGATTGAAAATGCTAAGGAAGAAGTAGCACAGCTACGTGCAGATATCGAACGTCTTGGTAATATCAATATGAATGCACCCGAAGAATATAATGAAGTGAACGAACGCTACGAGACACTAAAGAATCAGATTACGGAATTAACAGAAAGTGTTGATAAGATCTTAGCCGCAATTGATGAGATGGATACTGTTATGAAGCGCCAGTTTAAGGAAACGTTTGATAAAGTTAACGCTGAGTTTAATGATATTTTCCGTGCTCTTTATGGTGGCGGTAAGGCGGTTCTTACATTACAAGATCCTTCTGACATCTTAAATACAGGTATCGATATCGATGCGCAACCTCCAGGAAAAGCAGTTCAAAATAACATGTTATTCTCGGGTGGTGAAAAGAGTTTGATTGCGCTTTGCGTACTCTTTGCGATATTAAAGGTTAAACCTGTGCCTATGGTAATTCTCGATGAGGTAGAAGCAGCGTTAGACCCAGGAAATGTAGAACGCTTTGCACAATACCTACATCACTATACACACCAAACACAATTTATCGTTGTTACGCACCGTCCAGGTACAATGGAAAACACAGATGTACTATATGGTGTTACCATGCAGAACCAAGGTGTATCACAAATGTTAAAGGTTACCTTACATGATGCGCTCAATATGGCAGATGCAACAAGCGAGGAGGTACAAGCATGA
- the udk gene encoding uridine kinase: MSKPIIIGIAGGSASGKTSISETIKKTFADKKSVLIIRQDDYYKDQAHKPMEERIKTNYDHPFAFDNDLLIENIQDLIANKVICKPIYDFVNHTRSNETEHCYPCDVLILEGLFVLEEEKIRNLLDIKIFVETDADIRFIRRLVRDVKERGRTLESVVNQYVGTVKQMHEAFVEPSKKYADVIIPEGGKNTVAIDLLTTKISSVITHTML; the protein is encoded by the coding sequence ATGAGTAAACCGATTATTATTGGAATTGCCGGTGGTAGTGCATCCGGAAAGACATCAATCTCTGAAACGATCAAGAAGACATTTGCGGATAAGAAATCTGTATTGATTATCCGTCAAGATGACTATTACAAAGATCAAGCACATAAGCCGATGGAAGAACGTATTAAGACAAATTATGATCATCCGTTTGCGTTTGATAATGATTTATTGATTGAAAATATTCAAGATTTAATTGCGAATAAAGTGATTTGTAAACCAATCTATGACTTTGTCAATCACACACGTAGTAATGAAACAGAACATTGTTACCCATGCGATGTATTGATTTTAGAGGGTTTATTCGTTTTAGAAGAAGAAAAGATTCGTAATTTACTCGATATTAAAATTTTTGTAGAGACCGATGCGGATATTCGCTTCATTCGTCGTCTGGTACGTGACGTAAAAGAACGTGGCAGAACATTAGAATCTGTAGTGAATCAATATGTAGGAACTGTAAAACAAATGCACGAAGCCTTTGTAGAACCATCTAAGAAATATGCGGATGTTATTATTCCTGAAGGTGGAAAGAATACGGTTGCAATCGATTTACTCACAACAAAAATCAGTAGCGTCATCACGCACACAATGCTATAA
- a CDS encoding NUDIX hydrolase yields MIKSTVCYLIRDGKWLMLLRNKKQHDLNYGKWIGIGGKLKKNETPYECMVREVTEETGYLVQSAQYCGVIYFHYNHHEDEEIYVYQSNDYVGTLQECNEGTLAYISQNEVLDLELWEGDRIFLEKMFRNEIPFSIRLYYDENETLMKSEVKEANTNE; encoded by the coding sequence ATGATTAAAAGTACAGTATGTTATCTAATCCGCGATGGAAAATGGTTAATGTTGCTACGAAATAAAAAACAACATGATTTAAATTATGGAAAGTGGATAGGTATAGGTGGAAAGCTTAAGAAAAATGAAACACCATATGAATGCATGGTGCGTGAAGTTACGGAAGAAACAGGGTATCTAGTACAGTCGGCACAATATTGTGGTGTTATCTATTTTCATTACAATCACCATGAAGATGAAGAAATCTATGTATATCAGTCAAATGATTATGTAGGTACACTTCAAGAGTGTAATGAGGGCACACTTGCATACATTTCTCAAAATGAAGTTCTAGATTTAGAACTTTGGGAGGGTGACCGCATTTTCTTAGAAAAAATGTTTCGAAATGAAATCCCATTTTCAATTCGTTTGTACTACGATGAAAATGAGACACTAATGAAATCAGAAGTGAAAGAGGCAAATACGAATGAGTAA
- the mscL gene encoding large conductance mechanosensitive channel protein MscL — MKNFIEEFKAFALRGNVMDMAIGVIIGGAFQAIIKSFIDNIINPLVGVVFQVDFSTVVIHLGAVNLMIGAFISSVINFFLLAFVLFIMVKTINKLKKPEVKEEATPAKSDEAVLLEKILEQLKNK, encoded by the coding sequence ATGAAGAATTTTATTGAAGAATTTAAGGCGTTTGCGTTACGCGGTAATGTAATGGACATGGCTATTGGTGTTATCATCGGTGGTGCATTCCAGGCTATTATCAAGTCATTCATTGACAATATCATCAACCCATTAGTAGGTGTTGTATTCCAAGTTGACTTCTCAACTGTAGTTATTCATTTGGGTGCTGTTAATTTGATGATTGGTGCATTCATTTCATCCGTAATTAACTTCTTCCTATTAGCATTTGTATTATTCATTATGGTTAAGACAATTAACAAGCTCAAGAAGCCAGAAGTAAAGGAAGAAGCTACTCCTGCAAAGAGTGACGAAGCGGTTCTATTAGAAAAGATTTTAGAACAATTAAAGAACAAATAA
- a CDS encoding DNA-deoxyinosine glycosylase translates to MKASVKKVIHPLEAIYDEQSKVLILGSFPSVISRQDKMYYANKTNRFWYVMEALFNEEITDHALFCHKHHIAIWDVIHSCTIAGSSDSSIKNVKTNDIAGLVQKTNIKLIVTTGKKAATLYEQYIHLDIPHISLPSTSAANAKMKLEKLVNEYQRIKEVL, encoded by the coding sequence ATGAAAGCCAGTGTTAAAAAAGTTATACATCCCTTGGAAGCAATCTATGATGAACAATCTAAAGTATTGATATTAGGTTCTTTTCCATCTGTGATTAGTAGACAAGATAAGATGTATTATGCTAATAAAACAAATCGTTTTTGGTATGTAATGGAGGCTTTATTCAATGAAGAAATTACAGACCATGCATTATTTTGTCATAAGCATCATATTGCAATATGGGATGTGATTCATTCCTGTACAATAGCAGGATCTTCTGATTCATCTATCAAGAATGTTAAAACGAATGATATCGCTGGATTGGTTCAGAAAACAAACATAAAGTTGATCGTTACTACAGGTAAGAAAGCAGCTACGTTGTATGAACAATATATTCATTTAGATATACCACATATTAGTTTGCCTAGTACATCTGCCGCAAATGCAAAGATGAAGCTAGAGAAACTGGTTAACGAGTACCAAAGGATTAAGGAGGTTTTATGA
- a CDS encoding L-serine ammonia-lyase, iron-sulfur-dependent, subunit alpha, producing the protein MQSIKELYKIGRGPSSSHTLAPERACKLFNETFGAFPYYEAELFGSLSLTGKGHHTDAVIEQTLLGEVKVIFSLEWQEEFPNGFYIRAYNDKHELQQRWTVFSIGGGSIRIVEKDLDWNDEVYQENTLKEIKQVLQDKNKTLLSYIYSYEPNLSEHLLDIIDAEVECVHAGITAEAGILPGKLKLQRVARKLYLESLKSKSSYANDLKLMSYAYAAGEENADTHKVVTAPTLGACGVIAALTYHCIHDLKIDKDTMIDALAIGGIFGNLIKHNATISGAVGGCQAEVGSAVSMASAAFAYILGGSLNDIEYAAEIGIEHHLGLTCDPVMGYVMIPCIERNSQGILRAIDAANLAIHMNKVRATHRVSFDTIVETMKETGNCIPMSLKETSIGGLAKYFDESQC; encoded by the coding sequence ATGCAATCAATTAAAGAACTATATAAAATTGGACGTGGACCAAGTAGTTCACATACACTAGCACCTGAGAGAGCATGCAAGCTCTTTAATGAAACATTTGGTGCATTCCCATACTATGAAGCAGAGTTGTTTGGCTCTTTATCCTTAACAGGAAAAGGACATCATACTGATGCGGTGATTGAACAAACTTTATTAGGAGAAGTGAAAGTAATCTTTTCACTAGAGTGGCAAGAGGAATTTCCTAATGGTTTCTATATTCGAGCATATAATGACAAACATGAACTACAACAACGTTGGACTGTATTTTCCATCGGTGGTGGTAGTATTCGCATTGTAGAAAAAGATCTTGATTGGAACGATGAAGTATATCAAGAAAACACACTAAAAGAAATTAAACAAGTATTACAAGATAAGAACAAAACGCTGCTTTCTTATATCTATTCTTATGAACCAAATTTAAGTGAACATCTTTTAGATATCATAGATGCAGAAGTTGAATGTGTTCATGCAGGAATCACTGCAGAAGCTGGAATTTTACCTGGCAAGTTAAAATTACAACGTGTTGCACGTAAGTTATATTTGGAGAGCTTGAAAAGCAAAAGTTCTTATGCAAACGATTTAAAACTGATGAGCTATGCTTACGCCGCAGGCGAAGAAAACGCTGATACACATAAAGTAGTAACTGCACCTACGCTTGGAGCGTGTGGTGTTATCGCTGCATTAACATATCACTGCATCCATGACTTGAAGATTGATAAAGATACAATGATTGATGCGCTCGCTATTGGTGGTATCTTTGGAAATTTGATTAAACATAATGCGACAATCTCTGGTGCGGTTGGTGGTTGTCAAGCTGAGGTAGGATCTGCTGTATCGATGGCAAGTGCTGCGTTTGCATATATTTTAGGTGGTAGCTTAAATGATATTGAATACGCAGCTGAGATTGGTATTGAACATCACTTGGGTTTAACGTGTGATCCTGTTATGGGATATGTTATGATTCCTTGTATCGAACGTAATTCACAAGGTATCTTACGTGCGATTGATGCGGCGAATTTAGCGATTCATATGAACAAAGTTCGTGCTACCCATAGAGTGAGTTTCGATACGATTGTTGAGACAATGAAGGAAACTGGTAATTGTATACCGATGAGTTTGAAAGAAACATCTATCGGTGGATTGGCTAAGTATTTTGATGAAAGCCAGTGTTAA
- a CDS encoding ComEA family DNA-binding protein, protein MRLLLTVFLCLIILSSGQFHIIDINQYNKSSIQVTVHGGVLRQGVISLDPYATIEDLLSKAGLSEDADLSSLNLETVLHDKDVLTIPTKSNDIRINQISINTADLNGLLQIPKIGEKTAQAIIDYRNQYGLFQALEDLMKVKGIGQAKFDFIKDKICL, encoded by the coding sequence ATGAGACTATTACTTACTGTTTTTTTATGTTTAATCATATTATCATCAGGCCAATTCCACATTATTGATATAAATCAGTATAATAAATCTTCGATTCAAGTTACTGTACATGGAGGTGTATTAAGACAAGGTGTCATATCCTTAGATCCATATGCGACAATAGAGGATTTATTATCGAAAGCAGGTTTAAGTGAGGATGCGGATCTATCAAGTTTAAATCTAGAGACAGTATTACATGATAAAGATGTTTTAACGATACCAACTAAATCAAATGACATAAGAATTAATCAAATTTCTATTAATACAGCTGATTTAAACGGATTATTACAAATTCCTAAAATCGGTGAGAAAACTGCACAAGCAATAATTGATTATCGTAATCAATATGGATTGTTTCAAGCATTAGAAGATTTAATGAAAGTGAAAGGGATAGGACAAGCAAAGTTTGATTTCATAAAAGATAAAATTTGTTTATGA
- a CDS encoding peptidase U32 family protein, whose translation MKKAELLAPAGNMEALIAAVQAGCDAVYLGLNSFSARAFAGNFSREELTEAVRYCHVRGVKVYVTMNTILYEPEIEAAKDQIRFLYDHDVDALLIQDFGLFHYVRTCFPDFEVHCSTQMHIHNMAGIEYMKTQGVKRVVLARETPIELVEKACKSDMDIEVFAYGAICISYSGQCQFSVVTKQRSANRGMCAQCCRMKYYKEDGSKFEEGEYILSPKDLNVIDQLPKLLAAGVSSLKIEGRMKRPEYVWLITKTFREAIDAYYRNEAYRVTKKRQEELKLMFNRGFSEGHLFHDDVTERMNQYRPNHQGVVIGEVVDFYKGKVKVKLSKPLYQHDGLRILSEPEDIGLTAVKIYDQKNLLVNSANPGQIVTLECKEGRPKRGQKLHKTTDTRLLDEVQHHIKEFRRLVDITVSYEARIGQPLKLTVSDGEHIVMQESSMNLEQAKNAPLTKEKIEAALAKTGSFAYRIANFTGEIDNVFLPVSVINETRRLTLEKLDDLRAVKHIRQGKQEYHYHTENVFNRNYKYIIQTKKPREFDCENYLNVVENNTVTPVIHESQEGRTTLINTVVSQAGDFNNELVDCIGGMTLNVVNSYAIAYLLSIPGIKGVILSEEMNDLQIEKTLDAFEQRYSFKAPVYKLIYGKRTLMHIKDRFTNQKNLKFMCDLRGNHYEISYNASEVSILESSAFKTNNPFCMGSYLILDDETIDLKSILEDKKHEEFY comes from the coding sequence ATGAAGAAGGCTGAATTACTTGCGCCAGCAGGAAATATGGAAGCGTTAATTGCGGCAGTACAAGCTGGTTGTGATGCAGTTTATTTAGGACTTAATTCTTTTTCTGCTCGTGCATTTGCAGGAAACTTTTCAAGAGAAGAGTTAACGGAAGCAGTACGTTATTGTCATGTTCGTGGTGTAAAAGTTTATGTGACAATGAATACGATATTATATGAACCTGAAATCGAAGCAGCAAAAGACCAAATTCGTTTTTTATATGACCATGATGTAGATGCGTTATTGATTCAGGATTTTGGTCTATTTCATTATGTTCGTACATGCTTCCCAGATTTTGAAGTTCATTGTTCAACACAGATGCATATCCATAATATGGCTGGTATTGAATATATGAAAACACAAGGCGTTAAACGTGTTGTATTAGCACGTGAGACGCCAATAGAACTAGTTGAAAAGGCATGTAAGAGTGATATGGATATTGAAGTATTCGCGTATGGTGCTATTTGTATCAGTTATAGTGGTCAATGTCAGTTTAGTGTAGTTACTAAACAACGTAGTGCTAACCGTGGCATGTGTGCACAATGTTGCCGTATGAAATACTACAAAGAAGATGGTTCTAAATTTGAGGAAGGGGAATATATTCTTAGTCCAAAGGATTTGAATGTTATTGATCAATTACCAAAGCTATTAGCGGCTGGTGTTAGTAGTTTGAAGATTGAAGGGCGTATGAAACGTCCGGAATATGTATGGCTAATTACAAAGACATTCCGTGAAGCAATAGATGCCTATTATCGTAATGAAGCATACCGTGTTACAAAGAAACGTCAAGAAGAGTTAAAACTGATGTTTAATCGTGGATTTTCAGAAGGTCACTTATTCCATGATGATGTTACTGAACGTATGAATCAATATCGTCCAAATCATCAAGGAGTTGTGATTGGCGAGGTTGTGGATTTCTATAAAGGTAAGGTAAAGGTGAAGCTTTCAAAACCGCTTTACCAACATGATGGTTTACGTATTCTGAGTGAACCTGAAGATATTGGATTAACAGCTGTTAAAATTTATGACCAAAAGAATCTATTAGTGAATAGTGCTAATCCTGGACAGATTGTTACTTTGGAATGCAAAGAAGGAAGGCCTAAGAGAGGACAAAAGCTACATAAAACAACGGATACTAGACTGTTAGATGAAGTACAACATCACATTAAAGAATTTAGAAGACTAGTCGATATTACAGTTTCCTACGAAGCGAGAATTGGACAACCTTTAAAACTGACAGTTTCTGATGGTGAACATATTGTTATGCAAGAAAGTTCTATGAATCTAGAACAAGCTAAAAACGCACCACTAACAAAAGAAAAGATTGAAGCTGCTCTTGCGAAAACTGGTTCATTTGCATACCGAATTGCAAACTTTACAGGAGAAATCGATAATGTCTTCTTGCCAGTTAGCGTAATAAATGAAACACGTAGATTAACACTAGAAAAGTTAGATGATTTGCGTGCTGTTAAACATATAAGACAAGGCAAACAAGAATATCACTATCACACAGAGAATGTGTTTAATCGGAATTATAAGTATATTATTCAAACAAAGAAGCCAAGAGAATTTGATTGCGAAAATTACTTAAATGTGGTCGAAAATAATACAGTTACCCCTGTAATTCACGAATCACAAGAGGGTAGGACAACACTTATCAATACAGTTGTTTCCCAAGCTGGTGATTTTAATAATGAACTTGTGGATTGTATCGGAGGTATGACACTTAACGTCGTAAATTCTTATGCAATCGCATACCTCTTATCGATTCCGGGTATAAAAGGTGTCATTCTTTCAGAGGAAATGAATGATTTGCAAATTGAAAAAACACTGGATGCTTTTGAACAACGATATAGCTTTAAAGCACCAGTTTATAAGTTAATCTATGGTAAACGTACGCTGATGCATATCAAAGATCGCTTCACAAATCAAAAAAATCTAAAGTTCATGTGCGATTTACGTGGCAATCATTATGAAATATCATATAATGCTAGCGAGGTTTCAATCTTAGAGTCGTCAGCCTTTAAAACTAACAACCCATTCTGCATGGGTAGTTACTTGATTCTAGATGATGAAACTATCGACTTAAAATCTATATTGGAGGATAAAAAACATGAAGAATTTTATTGA
- the holA gene encoding DNA polymerase III subunit delta produces the protein MTVYLLSGKDMFRQEERLATLLKEFSIVKEYVTTFDASNAKTFRFDEALMACDTFSLFDDSAKKAVIIKEPHFLRAVAKTSKKETEKQETEKEQRLKSLEAYLKNPNPNTLLVFYCHTFPADTRKKEYKLLTNYDVRVIKFELMKPWEFEKYVDNQLKENKFKLTRDAKTELLERVSNDTLKFHNALVKIDLYGKKELNLEDIMHIVPVNADLNIFRMSNAFVAHDLSSTLLAIDEMLQARYDYVAMIAMLASKLRSLYNIKKLYERGLSDSMIATRLHADDWAIKKGLESCYHLQSKTLLRYLEELATLEQGIKAGRIEPKNGFEQFILKNGS, from the coding sequence ATGACAGTATATTTATTGAGTGGAAAAGATATGTTTCGACAAGAGGAGCGTTTAGCAACTCTTTTAAAAGAGTTTTCAATAGTGAAAGAATATGTCACAACCTTTGATGCATCAAATGCCAAGACATTTCGTTTTGATGAAGCATTGATGGCTTGTGATACTTTTTCGCTATTTGATGATTCAGCTAAGAAAGCGGTCATTATTAAAGAACCACACTTCTTACGTGCTGTAGCAAAAACATCTAAGAAAGAAACAGAGAAACAAGAGACAGAGAAAGAACAACGCTTAAAATCCCTTGAAGCGTATCTTAAAAATCCGAATCCTAATACGTTACTGGTATTTTATTGTCATACATTTCCTGCAGATACTAGAAAAAAAGAATATAAACTCTTAACGAATTATGACGTTAGGGTTATAAAATTTGAACTCATGAAGCCTTGGGAGTTTGAAAAGTATGTGGATAATCAGTTAAAAGAGAATAAATTCAAACTTACACGTGATGCAAAAACAGAGCTATTAGAACGTGTTAGTAATGATACTTTGAAGTTTCATAATGCTCTTGTGAAGATTGATCTTTATGGAAAGAAAGAGCTGAATCTTGAAGATATTATGCATATCGTACCAGTGAATGCAGATTTGAATATCTTTAGAATGAGTAATGCATTTGTAGCACATGATTTATCTTCAACATTACTAGCAATAGATGAAATGTTACAAGCACGTTATGACTACGTTGCGATGATTGCGATGCTTGCAAGTAAGCTACGTAGTTTATATAACATTAAAAAACTGTATGAACGTGGCTTATCGGATAGCATGATTGCCACAAGATTACATGCGGATGATTGGGCAATTAAAAAAGGTTTAGAAAGCTGTTATCATCTACAATCGAAGACATTATTACGGTATTTAGAAGAACTTGCAACGCTTGAACAAGGTATCAAAGCAGGACGAATTGAACCTAAGAATGGTTTTGAACAGTTTATATTAAAGAATGGGAGTTAA
- the greA gene encoding transcription elongation factor GreA — MAEENKTYLTEEGLKKLQDEYYNLIHVVREEVKQELAEARAQGDLSENADYDAARDEQAKIEARIATLEYMLRNYELIDTKKAGKKSAVHIGSSVTLFFNDTKEEVTYNIVGSTESDPLNGRLSNETPLAQAILDHKVGDVCEVRVANPYTVEIIKIK, encoded by the coding sequence ATGGCTGAAGAAAATAAAACATATCTTACTGAAGAAGGTCTAAAAAAATTACAGGACGAATACTATAACTTGATCCATGTTGTTCGTGAAGAAGTTAAGCAGGAATTAGCTGAAGCACGTGCACAGGGTGACCTTTCGGAAAATGCGGACTATGATGCGGCTCGTGATGAGCAGGCAAAGATAGAAGCACGTATTGCGACTTTGGAATACATGCTACGCAACTATGAACTTATTGATACTAAGAAGGCTGGCAAGAAGTCGGCTGTTCATATCGGTTCTAGTGTTACATTATTTTTCAATGATACTAAGGAAGAGGTAACTTACAACATTGTTGGTTCAACAGAATCAGATCCTTTAAATGGTCGTCTATCTAATGAAACACCATTAGCACAGGCGATCTTAGACCATAAGGTTGGCGATGTTTGTGAAGTACGTGTTGCAAATCCTTATACAGTTGAAATTATTAAGATTAAGTAA